GGGAGAGGCGCGAACCGGCCGCGGGCGGCAGGCTGCCGACAGTGGTCAGGTCGGCCGCGTGATGGGCTTGCCACAGGCAGACGGTGCACGCGCTGTCGCCGCCGCTGCACGGCGTGACCTCGTGGTGGTGCCCCGCCGCGGCCAGGGGTGCCAGCAGCAACGACAGAGTCGCGAGAGCGGCCAAGGCGGCGCTTCCGCGAGCGGTGTACGGCCGGAGCGTCTGTCTGGGGATTCGCATGCCCGCCACGCTAGCGGCGTTGGGCCGTGGTGTCAATGGGACCGATTCGCTCCTTGTCCGGCCCGTCAGGCCGGCCGCCGGCGTGGGCGGCCTAGCGGAGCAGGGTTGCCCGGCGCACGGCCCGGTGCTCCCCGGCGCGGAATTCGAACCAGTAGGTTCCCGCCGGCAGGGCCGCCGCACCGGAGGGGCGGCGCCAGAGCCAGAGGGTGCCGCCCTGGCCGGCCTCAGTGGCCGGCATGAATCCGAGAGCCGCCTCCGAGAGTTTCAGGCCTCGCATATCATAAATGGAAATAGTCACTTGTGTGCCTTGATCAAGAATCAACTCGAAGGCGGTCTCGTCGCCCGTGACCGGATTCGGCATCGGTCCCCGGACGTCCAGGGCCGGCGGCGGGCTCGCAAGCCAGCGCGCCAGGAGCGGCTGCGCGCCCACGGTCACCGAGTCGACCGCGGCACCCAGGCGCCACTGGAAGTCCTGTTCGCGCTCCTCGAGGACGGCCGTGACCGGCACGGCGCCGGCGGCGGTGTGCAGCAGCAGGGGGACCGGCAGCATCATCAACGGTGCCTGGTGCTGGCGCAGGCGCACGCCGGCAGATCCCGGCGGTGTCCCGGGCCGACCAGGGCGCGGCTCGAGGCTGAGCACCGGCACCGCATCGGTGGTGAGCCAGCCGTCGAAGAACGCGCCCAGCCCGCGGCCGGCGGCAGCCTCGGCGTGGGCCACCAGGTCCGTCGTGGAGACCAGGCCCTGCACCATGCGCGGGTCGTTGGCGTAGTCGTGCAGGAGCCGGAAGAACGCCTCGTCGCCGATGATCCCCCGCAGCATGTGCAGGACCCAGGCGCCCTTGTCGTAGACCAGCGTGTTGGGCAACACCGGTGAGGGCTCGGCAAGCGTGCCCTCGCCCGCGAACAGGGCCGGGTGGCGCCCCGGTCCGATCAGCTGCAGGAAGTCGTCGCGCGCGGCAGGACCTTCGCTGTGCTCCAGCCACAACGCCTCGGCATAGGTGGCGAAGCCCTCGTTCAGCCAGATGTCCTGCCAGCCCGCAGGCGTCAGGCTGTCGCCGAACCACTGGTGGGCCAGTTCGTGCAGCACCACCTGCTCGAAGCGACGATCGCCGGTGTACATGAACTGGCCGATGCTCGTGGCGGTGGTGTGCTCCATGGCGCCGCCCCAGATGACTTCCACCTGGGCGTACTTCTCGCCGGCGAACGGATACGGCCCCAGGCGCCCGGTGAGGAAGTCGGCCATCGCGCAGCTGCGGCCCAGCAGCACCTCGGCCGCCGCGCGATCACGCTCGAGCGCGTGGAATTCCAGCGGCACGGCCGGGGCCTGCGACGGGCGGCAGTCCTCGCTCCAGCTCACGTAGCGCGAAGCCGACACCGAAACGAGGTAGGTCGGCAGCCGATAAGCCTCGCGCCATTCGTACCGCACCCAGCCCGGGGGCCCTTCCACCACCTGGCCGAGCGTACCGTTTGCGACCACGCTCAATCCCGCGGGCACGGTGGCCGCCAGGGAAACGAGGGCCTTGTCGGCGGGATGGTCCTTGCAGGGCCACCACGCGTGCGCCGACCACGGTTCGCTGATCGAGAACATCAGCGGGATATCATCGGCCGTTACGGCCGGCGTGCCGTTGTCGTCGCGGCGGTACATCAGGCCGACGTACAGGTTGCCGTGCCGGGGCGGGCGGCCGTGCCACGCCACCGTCACCGTTTCGGGCGCAGCGGTGGCCAGCGCGTGCGGCAGCGCGATGCGCAGTTCCTCGCCCTCGCGGGTGTAGACCAGCGGGACGCCGGCGAGCGTCACGGCGTCGCAGGCGAGCTGGGGACCAGGTCCAGGACCAGCGTGTCGAGGCCGGCGCGCACCGCGACCAGCCCGATGTCCACACGGCCGGTCAGCGCCACGACGCCGGCGGTGGGCCCGGGCGATGGATCAAGGACCAGGTCGAGGTCGTAGCTGAGGATGTCGACGCCGCGGTCATCGGCCCGGGGTGGGGGCGTGTCGGTCAGGGCGATGGCCTGCCCCGACCGGACGTGTGCCTCGAAGCGCTTGCAGGGAGCAGGCAGGATGGTGGCCGCGGGTTCATCCGCGGCGGTAGCGCCGGTCGGCTGGAACAGTGCGCACCATACCATCATGGCCAACGCCGGCACGACAAAGGCCAGGCTGCGTTTCAGCATGCCTGGCCCGGGCGCGGCGCCTGTCGGCGCCGGGTCGTCACATCCGCTCGCGGCCGCAGTTCCAGCAGGCGTCGTAGCCGGGTTCGCCGTCCGAGCCGCAGGCCGGGCAGCTCCAGGCGCCGGAGCCGTCGCCGCCCTGACCAGCGAGGATGGCGCGGGCCTGGGCGGCATCCTCGGGGTAGGTCAGGACGCTGACGCCCCGCTGGGCGTCCAGCGACGGCGCCATGCCGCCGGCGTCATCGATCTCCAAAAAGCCGCTGATGCCCATGGCCTGGAGCTGGCCCAGGGCCATCTCGGCCTCGAGCTCGGTTCCATAGGTCTCCACGCGGATCATGCCGTCGCGCATCGCGGTCTTCCTTTCCGGCTTGCGGGGCCCCGGTCCCGGCTCTGGTCGCCGTCCCGGATCGTGAGACAATACCATGGGTTGGATCCTTCGCCAAGTGCCCGTACCGGGTGCGTGTACCAAGTGCCCGTAACCGGTGCCCGTGCCGCGCCCGCCATGGAATGGTTGCGGCCGCGCCCCGGCCGGGCGACAATGGTCCGGTTGAGCCATGTGCCCGAAAACCGTTTTGGCCGGAGGTGCCGCCGTGAGCCGTCGCGACCCGCATTCATACGCCGACCTCGAGCAGGGCCGGGTCACCCATGTCGACCTGGACCTGGATGTCGATTTCGCGACCAGGAAGCTGACGGGTGTCGCGCGCCTGCGCTTGGCCGCCGCCGCGAGCGGCCCGCTGGACCTCGACACGCGCACGCTGACCATCACCAATGCGGCCACCCAGGACGGCGCCAACGTCCCGTTCGAACTCGCGGCCACCGACCCGGTGATGGGCGCTCGCCTGCGCCTGCAACTGCCGGCCGGCACGACGGCCGTGAGCATCACCTACGCCACCAGCCCCGAGGCCAGCGCGCTGCAATGGCTCGAACCGGCGCAGACCGAGGGCAGGCAAGCACCCGTACCTGTTCAGCCAGTGCCAGGCGATCCACGCGCGCAGCGTCCTGCCCTGCCAGGATTCGCCGCTCGCGCGCTTCACGTTCAAGGCGAAGATGACGGTGCCCGAAGCCTTGACCGTGGTGATGGCCGCGGCGCCGGGTGCGCAGGGGGCGGGCGCCCGCGCCGGCACGCGTTCGTTCACCTTCGAGATGCCGCAGTCGATCCCGCCGTACCTGTTCGCATTCGCCGTGGGCGACATCGTCTCGCGCGACCTCGGCCCGCGCTCGCGCGTCTATACCGAGCCGAAGACGCTCGATCGCGCCGCCTGGGAATTCGCCGACGTCGACAGCATGCTGCTTGCGGCCGAGGAGGTGTTCGGCCCGTACCTGTGGGACCGCTTCGACTTCCTGGTGATGCCTTCGAGCTTCCCCTACGGAGGCATGGAGAACCCGCGCCTGACGTTCCTGACGCCGACGCTGCTGGCCGGCGACCGGTCGCTGGTCAACGTGCTGGCGCACGAGCTGGCGCACAGCTGGACCGGAAACCTCGTGACGAACGCGACCATCGACGACTTCTGGCTGAACGAGGGCTTCACGGTGTGGGCCGAGCGGCGCATCCACGAGAAGCTGTACGGCAAGGAGGCGCAGGCCTTGTCGGCGGCGATCGGCCGCAACGGGCTGAACGACGCGCTGGCTTCCTTCGGCCCGGGCTCGCCGTTCACGTGCCTGAAGACCGATGGCTCGGGCAAGGATCCGGACGAGTTCTACTCGCTGGTTCCCTACGAGAAGGGATTCCTGTTCGTGTCGCTTCTCGAGCAGACCGTCGGGCGCGAGAAGTTCGATGCCTTCATCAAGAAGTACATCAAGCACTTCTCGTTCACCTCGATCACCACCGAGCAGTTCGAGGAGTTCCTGGACAAGGAACTGCCGGGTGTGGCGGCGCAGGTGGGCGCGCAGGCCTGGATCCGCCAGCCGGATGTGCCGGCCAACGCACCGAGCTTCACCTCGGCGCAGCTGACCATGCTGAAGGACCTGGCTGCCGGCTGGGCTCGCGGCAAACGCCCGGATCCCGCCGTGGCGAAGAAGTGGAAGCCGGAGGACTGGCAGATCTACCTGCAGGCGCTGCCGCGCCAGCTGTCGGAAGCCGACTGCCGGTGGCTTGACGAGAACTTCCAGCTGTCGAAGCAGGGCAACTGCGAGATCCTCTGCAGCTGGCTGGCGATCGCCGCCAACAGCGGCTATGCCGCGACGCGCGCGCGCACGCGGGCGTTCCTCGGCGAGGTCGGCCGCATGAAGTACCTCAAGCCGCTCTATACGGCGCTGCACAAGAACCCGGACACCGTTGCGCTGGCGAAGGAAACGTTCGCCGAGCACGGCGGCGGCTACCATCCGATCGCGCGCGGGGGCATCGAGCGTATCCTCGCCGGGTAGCGGTTGGCGTCGTGCTCACGGGTTGATCGACACGACGCGCCCCGGGGTTCCCGAACCCCGGGGCGCACTGCCGCCGGAGGCAAGCGGACATGATCCTCACGGTGACACTGAATCCCTGCATCGACCTGCTGCTCGGCACGCACGGGCTGTTGCCGTACGACACCAACCGCGTCGTCACGCGCGAGGAGGATGCCGGCGGCAAGGGCACGAACCTGTCGCGCGTCGCGGCCGAGCTCGGTGCGAAGACGACCGCCTGCGTGCTGCTCGGCGGCGGCACCGGGGCGCATGTCCAGCGCGTGCTCGAAGTGCAGGGTGTGACGCCCGCGATCGTCCACACGCAGGCGCAGACGCGGGTCAACATTTCAGTGCAGGACGGTTCGGACCGGCCACCGACCACCTTCAACATGAAGGGCGGGCCCATCACCGGCGACGAGTGGCAGCAGGTGACGCGGATGGTGGTCGAGCTGGCCGCGGAAGCCGACTGGGTCTGCCTGGGCGGCAGCCTGCCCGAGGGGATTCCGGTCGATGCCTGGCGCACCCTCATCGGCCTGCTGCGGCCGCTGCCGGTGCGCATCCTCCTGGATGCCGATGACGAGCCCCTGCGGCTCGGGCTCGAAGGCGGCCCGCACCTGATCAAGCCCAACCTCAACGAAGCGTCGCGCCTGCTCGGGCGCCCCATCGCGGGCGTCGAACAGGCGGCCTCTGCCGCTGCCGAGTTGCGCACTGCCATGATGGCACGTGCGGCCGTCGACCCGGCCGTGATCGTCTCGATGGGCGCCGAGGGTGCCGTTGCGGCGACCGGCGAGGGCTCCTTCTTCGTGCCTCCGGTCGCGGTCCACCCGCGCAGCACGATCGGCAGCGGCGACTCGCTGCTGGGCGGCCTGCTTGCCGCCTTCTGTCACGGCAGGGATTGGCCCGAAGCCCTCCGCTGGGGTTCGGCCGCCGGGGCGGCGACCGCGACCACCGACGGCACCGAGATCGCCCGGCGCGGCGTGGTGGAGGAGCTGCTCACGCGGGCGACCGTTCGTCGCCTGGCCTGAAAGGGCCGGCCCGGGTCTCAACGGCCTGAATGGCGACTGGCGGAGTCTTGGATTGACCCCTGCGGGCTGGCCGGTGTACAATCGTAGACCGGCCGAACCTCCGAGACCCCGGATCAGGAGACCACCATGCGGATCGCCAATTCGAAGGGCATCGTCCTTGCCGTCGCCACGCTCCTGGGTCTGACCGCCGGACCTGCCGTCGCCGTCACCGATGTCATCATCGGGCCCATGTCCGCCGTCCTGCCGGATGCCGACGGCTTCCTCGAAGGCGACAGCGACTGCTACATCGAGGTGCGCGTGGACGGGACGCTGATCGGGGTCACGTCCGTCATCGACGGCAACAATAACCCATCCTGGCCGGCGACCACGTTCACCTACCAGTATTCGCCGCCCAGTTCGCCGTTCCTCGTCGTGAATTTCAAGGCCTATGACCTCGATGGGCTCACCGCCCAGTATCTGGGCGAATGCTCGACCGGCTACAACTGGATGGCGGGCAACTCGATCACCTACACGAACTCCCTGACCCAGGAGTTCGGTCCCGGCTTCTCGATCACTTCGGGCTACGACGCCAACGAAGTGGCCGTGCCGGTCGAGGGCGGATCGTGGGGGTCCATCAAGGCGCTCTACCGCTGACGCACGCATGTTTCCCTGACGCGGCTGCCCGCCCCTATGAACGATGCGCCCCGGGACGATTGCCCGGGGCGCATCTTTTCATCGTCGATTCTTCAAGGCAGTGGCCGTGCGGTCAGCGCACCAGCATCAGCTTGCGCTCGACCGGCGTGCCTTCGGCTTCCAGCCGGCTCAGGTAGAGTCCGCTGGCTACCTCGCGTCCGGTGTCGTCGCGTCCGTCCCAGATGACGGCGTGGGCGCCGGCTTCCAGCGGCTGGTCGGCCAGCAGCTCGCGCACGCGCGAGCCGCGCAGGTCGTAGATCGCCAGCCGGGGGCTGCCCGCACGGGCCAGTTCGAACCTGATCTCCGTCCGCGGGTTGAACGGGTTCGGACGGTTGGGCAGCAGGCGGAACGCGGACACCGGCGTGTCGGGCGTTGCCGAGGCCGCCAGCGCGTAGGTCAGGTGCAGGCCCCACGAGTTCAGCGTGCCCGTGTCCGTGCCCGCCGTGTCGGAGACGAACAGCGTCCAGTTGCCGTAGGCCGCGTCGCCGGTGAAATCGGCCAGCGTGCCGGGGCCGTCCACGGTGAGCGTGGTGCCGTAGGTGCCGTTGATGTTGTCGGCCGAACTGCCGGTCCTGTTGTGCAGGCGCACCGTGGTGCCGCCGGGCGACGTCAGCGAGACGGTCAGGTCTCCGCGCCAGGTGTGGGTCAGCGCGATGTCGACGGTGACGCCGGAGACTTCGGCCTGCAGCGGCACGTTGATCACCGATGTGATGCCCGCGGCGTTGTCGTCGGGGATGGCCACCGGCACCGCCCGCACGTAGTCGGCGGTCGCGATCGCGTAGAGCTGCACATCGTGGCGCAGCGACTGCCCTTCCCCGAGGACGAGTGCACGGTTCAACGAGCTCACGCCGGGGGCGCTCACCGAGAGGGTGTAGGCGCCGGCATAAAGGTCTTCGAGGAGGTACGAACCGTCGGCACCGGTCGTGGTGCTGTGCCCGGCGCCCAGGCTCACGGTCGCGCCGGAGAGCGGTGTCGAACCGCCGCCGTTCACGGCCATCACGTGCCCGTACAGAGAGGCCGAGGCGTCACCCTGGTCCGCCAGCAGCCAGGCGGCTGCGTTCTCCACGAGATGTCGGGCCGCCGTCGTGTCGGCCAGGGCGCCGACGTTGAAGGCCAGCACGACCACCTGCCCGGCCTGCGGCACGTTGTCGTCGTCGTAGGCCAGGACGCCGGCGGCGCCGGGGTAGCCGGCGGTGTCGAAGACGACCGTGGCGTCCGTGGCGGCCGTCAGGCCGTCCTCGTCGCCGTAGCTGCCGTAGGTCACGTTGAGCGTTGCCGGCAGGGCGTGGGGGATCATGGCCAGCGGGTGGGAAGCCTGCGCGACCTGCAGCGCGCCGGCGCTGTCGGCGCGCCAGGCGGTGGCGTGCAGGACGCCGCTCGCGAACGCGGGATAGCCGGGCGAGGAGATCGCGTCGTAGCCGACCTCGCCGCCTTCGACGATGAGCTTGCCGCCGGCGGCGGCCCAGTCCTGCACGAGCGTGCGCAGGGGCGCGCTCGCGACCGGCGCGGTGTTGGCGCCGGAGGTGAGCACCACGAACTGCGGGCCGGCGAAGTCCGCGGCGACGACATCGGCCGCGGCTACCTTATGCGTCACATAGCCGGCCTCGCGCAGCCAGCGGTCGAGGTCGGCCGGCGCCGCCTTGTCGGCGGCCGGGGCCAGGGGGCGCTTGTCGGCGTCGTACTTCTCATCGACCGCAGCGGACTTGGCTGCAGTTGTGTCGTCGATGACCAGGGCCACGCCGAGCGCGTCGATGATCGCGAAGGTGTGCGGTCCCGAGCTCGCGTTGTTGGGCGCCGCGGCGCTGTCGGTGGCCGTCACCGTGTAGGTGAACGTGTCGCCGGTGACCAGCGAGCCGGCCGCCACCGGGAACGCAGCGGCGTAGTCGCCGCCACCCAGGGCGGCCAGGGCGAACGCAGGCTGCGGCGCGCCGTTGAGCTCCCAGTCAACGGTCACGGCGGCCACGCCGAGGTTGTCCGTGGCGTGCACGCGGACCTGCGCGGGCCAGGTCAGCAACGGCTGGTCGCCGATGGCGACATGCGTGACCACGGGTGCGGTGACATCGGGGCCCACATGGAAGGCGAAAGGAGCCGCGGCACCGGCGATTGGCAGTGTCGTAACGATGCCGGCCGTGTCGCCCGCCGAGAGGTAGTACTCGATGTCGGTACCGGACGCCTGCGCGGGAATGACCGCCGTCCAGGTGTCGGCGCCGGCCGCCGCGAGCGCGACAACCTGCCAGGCACCACCGTTCGCGCGCCAGTGCACCTGCAACTGGGCCGGGTCCAGCGTCAGGCGGTCGGTGATCGTCGCCGTGACGGTGTAGTCGCCGGCGGTGCTCTCGGTGTCGCCCAGCGGCGCGTGCCCGATCGCGGCGCCGAAGTAGAAGACGGCGTCATAGGCGTCGAGGATGCCCCAGCCGTAGTCGTTGTCCGGCGCGCCGGCGCGGCTGGCGGTGGCGCGCATCGCTTCGCGAACCTGCAAGGGCGTCAGCGACGGCACGCGCGACAGCACCAGCGCGGCGACACCCGCCGACAGCGGGCAGGAGAACGACGTCCCCGACGCGGTCTCGTAGTCGCTGATGGTGCCGACCGACGCCACGTGGTTGCCCGAGCCGAGGGCGCAGATGTCGGGCTTGATGCGGCCGTCGGCGCTGGGGCCGGGTGAAGAGAAGCTGGAGTAGGTGCCGCTGCTCGTCACCGCGCCGACCGCGATCACGCTGTCGCCGTCGGCGGGCGCGACAATGTGGTTCCACGCGCCGCCGCGTTCGTTGCCGGCCGAATTGCAGACGACGATGCCCTTGCCGACGGCCAGGTCGGCCGCGATGGTGCAGGCTGCAGTGTTGCCGTCGAGGTCGGCGAACGTGAACCAGTCGATGTAGCCCAGCGAACTGGAGACCACGTCGACGCCGAAGGTGTCCAACCATTCGATGCCCGCCACCCAGTTGTCCTCCTCGGCCGGCACTTCCTGCGAGACATCCTCGGTCTTCGCCAGCACGAGCGTGGCGCCGAACGCCGGCCCGACA
The bacterium DNA segment above includes these coding regions:
- a CDS encoding M1 family metallopeptidase, with amino-acid sequence MTLAGVPLVYTREGEELRIALPHALATAAPETVTVAWHGRPPRHGNLYVGLMYRRDDNGTPAVTADDIPLMFSISEPWSAHAWWPCKDHPADKALVSLAATVPAGLSVVANGTLGQVVEGPPGWVRYEWREAYRLPTYLVSVSASRYVSWSEDCRPSQAPAVPLEFHALERDRAAAEVLLGRSCAMADFLTGRLGPYPFAGEKYAQVEVIWGGAMEHTTATSIGQFMYTGDRRFEQVVLHELAHQWFGDSLTPAGWQDIWLNEGFATYAEALWLEHSEGPAARDDFLQLIGPGRHPALFAGEGTLAEPSPVLPNTLVYDKGAWVLHMLRGIIGDEAFFRLLHDYANDPRMVQGLVSTTDLVAHAEAAAGRGLGAFFDGWLTTDAVPVLSLEPRPGRPGTPPGSAGVRLRQHQAPLMMLPVPLLLHTAAGAVPVTAVLEEREQDFQWRLGAAVDSVTVGAQPLLARWLASPPPALDVRGPMPNPVTGDETAFELILDQGTQVTISIYDMRGLKLSEAALGFMPATEAGQGGTLWLWRRPSGAAALPAGTYWFEFRAGEHRAVRRATLLR
- a CDS encoding M1 family metallopeptidase — encoded protein: MFSQCQAIHARSVLPCQDSPLARFTFKAKMTVPEALTVVMAAAPGAQGAGARAGTRSFTFEMPQSIPPYLFAFAVGDIVSRDLGPRSRVYTEPKTLDRAAWEFADVDSMLLAAEEVFGPYLWDRFDFLVMPSSFPYGGMENPRLTFLTPTLLAGDRSLVNVLAHELAHSWTGNLVTNATIDDFWLNEGFTVWAERRIHEKLYGKEAQALSAAIGRNGLNDALASFGPGSPFTCLKTDGSGKDPDEFYSLVPYEKGFLFVSLLEQTVGREKFDAFIKKYIKHFSFTSITTEQFEEFLDKELPGVAAQVGAQAWIRQPDVPANAPSFTSAQLTMLKDLAAGWARGKRPDPAVAKKWKPEDWQIYLQALPRQLSEADCRWLDENFQLSKQGNCEILCSWLAIAANSGYAATRARTRAFLGEVGRMKYLKPLYTALHKNPDTVALAKETFAEHGGGYHPIARGGIERILAG
- a CDS encoding 1-phosphofructokinase family hexose kinase; the protein is MILTVTLNPCIDLLLGTHGLLPYDTNRVVTREEDAGGKGTNLSRVAAELGAKTTACVLLGGGTGAHVQRVLEVQGVTPAIVHTQAQTRVNISVQDGSDRPPTTFNMKGGPITGDEWQQVTRMVVELAAEADWVCLGGSLPEGIPVDAWRTLIGLLRPLPVRILLDADDEPLRLGLEGGPHLIKPNLNEASRLLGRPIAGVEQAASAAAELRTAMMARAAVDPAVIVSMGAEGAVAATGEGSFFVPPVAVHPRSTIGSGDSLLGGLLAAFCHGRDWPEALRWGSAAGAATATTDGTEIARRGVVEELLTRATVRRLA
- a CDS encoding S8 family serine peptidase, with translation MNRPCRALILLGLLVSMMAAVAAAAPAPTVAPGVATALADPAFAGRNADGTVAVWVWFRDKGLAGAELEAALDRAQADLDEHARVRRAKMGAAQAGPGKRARLVDATDLPVASAHLDAVVATGARLRRVSRWLNAASFDVDATQVAALAALPHVRSVTLVRRARPMPAVTLSAPAGLPPLGTDSTQWSINYGGNLADLEQISVPQVHDAGYHGQGVIIGMLDSGFRTTHECLSPLPVLGRWDFVDNDGVVENQPGDPSDQDSHGTMTMSTIAGYAPGSHVGPAFGATLVLAKTEDVSQEVPAEEDNWVAGIEWLDTFGVDVVSSSLGYIDWFTFADLDGNTAACTIAADLAVGKGIVVCNSAGNERGGAWNHIVAPADGDSVIAVGAVTSSGTYSSFSSPGPSADGRIKPDICALGSGNHVASVGTISDYETASGTSFSCPLSAGVAALVLSRVPSLTPLQVREAMRATASRAGAPDNDYGWGILDAYDAVFYFGAAIGHAPLGDTESTAGDYTVTATITDRLTLDPAQLQVHWRANGGAWQVVALAAAGADTWTAVIPAQASGTDIEYYLSAGDTAGIVTTLPIAGAAAPFAFHVGPDVTAPVVTHVAIGDQPLLTWPAQVRVHATDNLGVAAVTVDWELNGAPQPAFALAALGGGDYAAAFPVAAGSLVTGDTFTYTVTATDSAAAPNNASSGPHTFAIIDALGVALVIDDTTAAKSAAVDEKYDADKRPLAPAADKAAPADLDRWLREAGYVTHKVAAADVVAADFAGPQFVVLTSGANTAPVASAPLRTLVQDWAAAGGKLIVEGGEVGYDAISSPGYPAFASGVLHATAWRADSAGALQVAQASHPLAMIPHALPATLNVTYGSYGDEDGLTAATDATVVFDTAGYPGAAGVLAYDDDNVPQAGQVVVLAFNVGALADTTAARHLVENAAAWLLADQGDASASLYGHVMAVNGGGSTPLSGATVSLGAGHSTTTGADGSYLLEDLYAGAYTLSVSAPGVSSLNRALVLGEGQSLRHDVQLYAIATADYVRAVPVAIPDDNAAGITSVINVPLQAEVSGVTVDIALTHTWRGDLTVSLTSPGGTTVRLHNRTGSSADNINGTYGTTLTVDGPGTLADFTGDAAYGNWTLFVSDTAGTDTGTLNSWGLHLTYALAASATPDTPVSAFRLLPNRPNPFNPRTEIRFELARAGSPRLAIYDLRGSRVRELLADQPLEAGAHAVIWDGRDDTGREVASGLYLSRLEAEGTPVERKLMLVR